A window from Peromyscus eremicus chromosome 1, PerEre_H2_v1, whole genome shotgun sequence encodes these proteins:
- the LOC131896499 gene encoding interferon-induced protein with tetratricopeptide repeats 1-like, whose amino-acid sequence MGENAGSDQVKENLIQLSCHFTWELLFKDLDIPDVEMRISEELVFLDIKNTVGKLNLRAYVNHLKGEDEEALQSLKEAEALVQGEQLGMRSLLTWSNCAWVHYHMGSLAEAQTYLDKVENTCKKLSSPFRYSMECAEMEYEKGWALLKCGGQNYARAMTCFQMALRADPENPEYNLGYAVAVYFIDLDYNNISLDPLRKAVRLNPEDLNIKVFLALKLQDVGLAAKAETHIEEALSNTSCQHYTFFYIATYYIRKGCLDKALSLLHKALQLSPASGYLHYQLGLCYYQQVFHLRTSRNEQARKQAAQQALFEFQETLKLRPIFEMAYVCMAEVQAEMGQYEEAEANFQKALNMKELNRNLECLIQQEIHLHYGFYQHIYQQSEDQAITQYLKGLNVKEKNFVWRRLLTALEDLATRRINRNVRLVESTSLLGFVHKLKGNMKGAIKFYESALRLTEKVDPEF is encoded by the coding sequence AGAGAATGCTGGCAGTGATCAGGTCAAGGAGAATCTGATTCAGCTGAGTTGTCACTTCACATGGGAGCTGCTGTTCAAAGACCTTGACATACCAGATGTGGAAATGAGGATCTCTGAGGAGCTTGTGTTCCTAGACATCAAAAACACAGTGGGGAAGCTCAACCTCAGGGCCTATGTGAATCACCTGAAAGGAGAGGATGAGGAAGCCCTGCAGAGCTTAAAAGAAGCAGAAGCCTTGGTCCAGGGAGAGCAGTTGGGCATGAGAAGCCTGTTAACCTGGAGCAACTGTGCCTGGGTGCATTACCACATGGGCAGCTTGGCAGAAGCCCAGACCTACCTGGACAAGGTGGAGAACACTTGCAAGAAATTGAGCAGTCCCTTTCGCTATAGTATGGAGTGTGCGGAGATGGAATATGAGAAAGGCTGGGCCTTGCTGAAGTGTGGAGGACAGAATTATGCAAGAGCCATGACCTGCTTTCAAATGGCTCTGAGAGCAGATCCTGAAAACCCTGAATACAACCTTGGTTATGCAGTTGCAGTCTATTTCATAGACCTGGATTACAATAATATCTCTCTAGATCCCCTAAGGAAGGCAGTCAGGTTAAATCCAGAAGATCTGAATATTAAAGTGTTTCTTGCCCTGAAGCTTCAGGATGTAGGATTAGCAGCTAAAGCAGAAACACATATTGAAGAAGCCCTCAGTAACACATCCTGCCAACACTATACCTTTTTTTATATAGCCACATATTATATAAGGAAAGGCTGCCTAGACAAGGCTCTCTCTCTGCTACACAAGGCCTTGCAGTTGTCACCTGCCTCTGGCTACCTGCATTACCAACTAGGGCTCTGCTACTATCAACAAGTGTTTCATCTGAGGACATCCAGAAATGAGCAGGCCAGAAAGCAGGCGGCACAACAGGCCCTTTTTGAATTTCAAGAGACTCTGAAACTCAGGCCCATATTTGAGATGGCTTATGTTTGCATGGCTGAAGTACAGGCAGAAATGGGCCAATatgaagaagcagaggcaaatTTCCAGAAGGCGCTGAACATGAAGGAACTGAACAGGAATCTTGAGTGTCTCATACAGCAGGAAATTCATTTACACTATGGCTTTTACCAACACATTTATCAGCAGTCTGAAGACCAGGCAATCACCCAATACTTAAAAGGTCttaatgtgaaagaaaaaaactttgtCTGGAGGAGACTACTGACAGCTTTGGAGGATTTGGCCACAAGACGTATTAACCGGAATGTTCGCCTTGTGGAGAGCACTAGCTTGCTTGGGTTCGTCCACAAACTGAAAGGGAATATGAAGGGAGCCATTAAATTCTATGAGAGTGCTCTGAGGCTCACTGAGAAAGTGGACCCTGAGTTCTGA